CCCAGATTCGCAGCGTCCGCCGCCGATTCGGCGCGCGGCACCGAGGGAACCTGGCGATGCCATCGACCGACACCGGCGTGGGATTTGGGCCTGCCGACCGGCTGGCGCAGGACCCCGAAAGCGTGCGCCGTCGCTTCTGGATCAAGTTCAAGAAGGTCGTGGCGCGGCTGCCCTTCGCCGAGGATCTGCTGGCTGCGTATTACTGCGCCTTCGACCGCCAGACGCCGCGCCATGTGCAGGCGGCGCTGCTCGGCGCGATCGCCTATTTCATCCTGCCGTTCGACTTCATTCCGGACATGCTGCCCGTGCTCGGCTTCACCGACGATGCCGCGGTGCTCGCAACCGCGATCCGCATGGTGGCCAGCCACATCACGTCCGAGCACCGCGAAGCCGCGCGCGCCGCGCTGAAGCGCGGAGTGCCTGCCGAAGAGTAGCCCGGCTCTCGCTGCGCTCCATCCGGGCTACAAATCACTCGACCCGTCATCCTGAGGTGCGAGCTCTTGCGAGCCTCGAAGGATGCACGGCCACCAGCCGGGCCGTCGACCCTTCGAGACGCGCGCGAGAGCGCGCTCCTCAGGGTGACGGTGATTGCAAGGCGCGCGGTTAACCGCTTCCTCAGCTGCCCGGATGCAGGATCACCTTGCCCATCGCCTTGCGGCCGGCGAGCACCTTCAAGGCTTCCGCGGTCTGCGACAGCGGGAAGGTGCGGTCGACATGCGAGGAGATCTTGCCTTCCGCGGTCCACTGCACGAGCTTCTCGAGGTTCTTGCGGTTCTTCTCCGGATTCTGCCGCGCCCACGCGCCCCAGAACACGCCGCGGATGTCGCAGCCCTTCAAGAGCGCGAGGTTGAGCGGGATCTTCGGAATGTCGCCGGCGGCAAAGCCGATCACCAGGAAGCGGCCTTCCCACGCGGTCGAGCGCAGCGCGGCCTCGGCGTAAGAGCCGCCGACCGGATCGAACACGATGTCGGCGCCCTTGCCGTCAGTCAGCTTGCGCAGGCCCTCCTTGAGATCTTCCTTGGCGTAGTTCAGCGTCAGCTCGGCGCCGTGCTGCTTGGCGAATGCGAGCTTCTCGTCGGACGATGCGCAGGCGATCACCTTCA
This Bradyrhizobium sp. CCBAU 53421 DNA region includes the following protein-coding sequences:
- a CDS encoding YkvA family protein; translation: MPSTDTGVGFGPADRLAQDPESVRRRFWIKFKKVVARLPFAEDLLAAYYCAFDRQTPRHVQAALLGAIAYFILPFDFIPDMLPVLGFTDDAAVLATAIRMVASHITSEHREAARAALKRGVPAEE